A genomic window from Erythrobacter sp. BLCC-B19 includes:
- a CDS encoding YdcH family protein encodes MSAHTPNELADTFPGDAAALHRLKQENAHFARLAERHHEVNRAIHRIETETEAASDERLEALKRERLHLLDEIAAMLETAPTG; translated from the coding sequence ATGTCCGCACACACCCCCAATGAACTGGCCGATACCTTTCCCGGCGATGCTGCCGCGCTCCACCGGCTGAAGCAGGAAAACGCCCATTTCGCGCGGCTGGCCGAGCGCCACCACGAGGTCAACCGGGCGATCCACCGGATCGAGACCGAGACCGAAGCGGCAAGCGACGAACGGCTCGAAGCGCTCAAGCGCGAGCGGCTGCACCTGCTCGACGAGATCGCCGCGATGCTCGAAACCGCGCCGACCGGGTAG
- the folD gene encoding bifunctional methylenetetrahydrofolate dehydrogenase/methenyltetrahydrofolate cyclohydrolase FolD translates to MAEAARIDGKGFADALRARIAGHAGEFVQATGRKPGLAVVLVGEDPASQVYVGAKARACHEAGIASFEHRLPAETSEAELLVLVERLNRDPEVDGILVQMPLPNGLDEQAVIAAIDPGKDVDGFHVINAGRLSVGQEGFVPCTPLGCMMLLKDRLGDLSGLDAVVIGRSNIVGKPMAQLLTDANATVTIAHSRTKNLPDVVRRADIVVAAVGRPEMVRGDWIKPGATVIDVGINRLPPTDDKPKGRLVGDVAFTEAAAVAGAITPVPGGVGPMTIAVLLRNTLVAAHAHAGLEAPEGL, encoded by the coding sequence ATGGCAGAAGCGGCGCGGATCGACGGCAAGGGTTTTGCCGATGCCCTGCGCGCCCGGATTGCGGGGCACGCGGGCGAATTTGTCCAGGCGACCGGGCGCAAGCCGGGGCTGGCCGTCGTGCTGGTGGGCGAGGATCCGGCGAGCCAGGTTTATGTCGGAGCCAAGGCCCGCGCCTGTCACGAGGCGGGGATCGCCAGCTTCGAACACCGCCTTCCCGCCGAAACCAGCGAGGCCGAACTGCTGGTGCTGGTCGAACGGCTCAACCGCGACCCCGAGGTTGACGGGATTCTGGTGCAGATGCCGCTCCCGAACGGGCTCGACGAACAGGCGGTGATTGCCGCGATTGATCCGGGCAAGGATGTCGATGGGTTCCATGTCATCAACGCAGGGCGGCTGAGTGTCGGGCAGGAGGGCTTCGTGCCCTGCACGCCCTTGGGCTGCATGATGCTGCTGAAAGACCGGCTGGGCGACCTCAGCGGGCTGGATGCGGTGGTGATCGGGCGGTCGAATATCGTCGGCAAGCCGATGGCGCAGTTGCTGACTGACGCCAACGCCACCGTCACCATTGCCCATAGCCGCACGAAGAACCTTCCCGATGTGGTGCGCCGCGCCGATATCGTGGTCGCCGCCGTGGGCCGACCGGAAATGGTGCGCGGCGACTGGATCAAGCCGGGCGCGACGGTGATCGACGTCGGCATCAATCGCCTGCCGCCCACCGATGACAAGCCCAAGGGCCGTCTGGTGGGCGACGTCGCCTTCACCGAAGCCGCTGCCGTCGCCGGTGCGATCACCCCGGTGCCGGGCGGGGTCGGGCCGATGACGATTGCCGTGCTGCTCAGGAACACGCTGGTCGCCGCCCATGCCCATGCCGGGCTGGAAGCGCCCGAGGGGCTTTGA
- a CDS encoding DUF475 domain-containing protein, protein MFKHFGGSLLFTAVGLALGGWYGWALTGTVDGVLSMVWICAVLAVLEVSLSFDNAAVNASVLKDMDPVWQQRFLTWGIAIAVFGMRIVFPLVIVMVAAKIGPVEALNLALNSPKEYQTIVEGAHVGLMGFGGAFLGMVGLNYFFDSDKEVDWIAAIERPLAKVADIEAVSIGLVLAGTWAVSTVLPGEEALTFLTAAIAGLLTYLAVEVVNHVLEPPTPSTGDVAKAGFGAFLYLEVLDASFSFDGVIGAFALTNNLIIIAIGLGIGAMFVRSMTIFLVKKGTMSEYRYLEHGAFYAILALAVIMYLNTFMHISEVITGLIGAVLIGLAFWSSVRWNKANPDGEPEDALA, encoded by the coding sequence ATGTTCAAGCATTTTGGCGGCTCGCTGCTGTTTACCGCGGTAGGCCTTGCGCTGGGCGGATGGTATGGCTGGGCGCTGACCGGCACGGTCGATGGCGTGCTGTCGATGGTGTGGATCTGCGCCGTTCTGGCGGTGCTGGAAGTCTCGCTGTCGTTCGATAACGCCGCGGTCAACGCCTCGGTCCTGAAGGACATGGACCCGGTCTGGCAGCAGCGATTCCTCACCTGGGGGATCGCGATTGCGGTGTTCGGGATGCGGATCGTCTTCCCGCTGGTGATCGTGATGGTCGCGGCGAAGATCGGGCCGGTCGAAGCGCTCAACCTCGCGCTCAATTCGCCCAAGGAATACCAGACCATCGTGGAAGGCGCGCATGTCGGCCTGATGGGCTTTGGCGGGGCGTTCCTCGGGATGGTCGGCCTGAACTACTTCTTCGACAGCGACAAGGAAGTGGACTGGATCGCCGCCATCGAACGCCCGCTGGCGAAGGTCGCCGATATCGAGGCGGTGTCCATCGGCCTCGTGCTCGCGGGCACCTGGGCGGTGTCGACCGTGCTGCCGGGTGAAGAGGCGCTGACCTTCTTAACCGCCGCCATCGCCGGGCTGCTGACCTATCTCGCGGTCGAAGTGGTCAACCACGTGCTCGAACCCCCCACGCCCTCGACCGGCGATGTCGCCAAGGCGGGCTTTGGGGCGTTCCTCTATCTCGAAGTGCTCGATGCGAGCTTCAGCTTCGACGGGGTGATCGGGGCCTTCGCGCTCACCAACAACCTCATCATCATCGCCATCGGCCTTGGCATCGGCGCGATGTTCGTGCGCTCGATGACGATCTTCCTCGTCAAGAAGGGCACCATGAGCGAATACCGCTACCTCGAGCACGGCGCATTCTATGCGATCCTCGCGCTCGCGGTGATCATGTACCTCAACACCTTCATGCACATTTCCGAAGTCATCACCGGCCTGATCGGGGCGGTGCTGATCGGGCTCGCCTTCTGGTCTTCGGTTCGCTGGAACAAGGCCAATCCGGACGGCGAGCCGGAGGATGCGCTGGCGTAA
- a CDS encoding YggT family protein, with protein MSNAILEIFLMVVNTANMLLIIWFIIGLLFAFNVVSPRNQFAFAVHDALSRLFEPVLRPIRKVMPDTGAIDFSPMVFLMLLNAVGYILQGAMM; from the coding sequence ATGTCGAATGCCATTCTCGAGATCTTCCTGATGGTGGTGAACACCGCCAATATGCTGCTGATCATCTGGTTCATCATCGGGCTCCTTTTCGCCTTCAACGTCGTCAGCCCGCGCAACCAGTTCGCCTTTGCGGTGCATGATGCGCTGAGCCGCCTGTTCGAGCCGGTGCTTCGTCCGATCCGCAAGGTCATGCCCGATACCGGCGCGATCGACTTTTCGCCGATGGTGTTCCTGATGCTGCTCAACGCGGTCGGATACATCCTGCAAGGCGCGATGATGTGA
- the argB gene encoding acetylglutamate kinase encodes MTDKPNHPKADTPDLSKAEVLIEALPYFQRYAGRTFVVKYGGHAMGDPEAARDFAEDIVLLKAVGINPVVVHGGGPQIGQMLKRLGVESTFVDGLRVTDAATAQVAEMVLSGAINKELVGWIAAAGGKAIGISGKDGGLVTASKVTRTTRDPDSNIEQAVDLGFVGEPAAVDTTVIDTMVAAGMIPVIAPIAPGADGATYNINADTMAGAIAAALGAARLFLLTDVPGVLGADGELLTDLTPADIAKLREEGVIRGGMVPKLETCVTAVQSGCEAAVVLDGRVGHAMLLEFFTARGAGTLVRA; translated from the coding sequence GTGACCGACAAGCCCAACCACCCCAAGGCGGACACGCCCGATCTTTCGAAGGCCGAAGTGCTGATCGAGGCGCTGCCCTATTTCCAGCGCTACGCCGGGCGCACCTTCGTGGTGAAATACGGCGGCCACGCCATGGGCGATCCCGAAGCCGCGCGCGACTTTGCCGAGGATATCGTCCTCTTGAAGGCGGTCGGCATCAACCCGGTGGTGGTGCATGGCGGCGGCCCGCAGATCGGCCAGATGCTCAAGCGGCTGGGGGTGGAGAGCACCTTTGTAGATGGCCTTCGCGTCACCGACGCCGCCACCGCGCAGGTGGCCGAGATGGTGCTGTCGGGCGCGATCAACAAGGAACTGGTCGGCTGGATCGCGGCCGCTGGCGGCAAGGCGATCGGGATTTCCGGCAAGGACGGCGGGCTCGTCACGGCGAGCAAGGTCACCCGCACCACCCGCGATCCTGACAGCAATATCGAACAGGCGGTCGATCTCGGCTTCGTCGGCGAGCCGGCGGCGGTCGATACCACGGTGATCGACACGATGGTCGCCGCAGGGATGATCCCGGTGATCGCACCGATTGCGCCCGGCGCGGACGGGGCGACCTACAACATCAACGCCGACACCATGGCGGGCGCGATCGCGGCGGCGCTGGGCGCGGCGCGGCTGTTCCTGCTGACCGATGTTCCGGGCGTGCTGGGCGCGGACGGCGAGCTGCTGACCGACCTCACCCCCGCCGACATCGCCAAGCTGCGCGAAGAAGGCGTGATCCGCGGCGGGATGGTGCCCAAGCTTGAGACCTGCGTTACCGCGGTGCAATCGGGCTGCGAGGCGGCCGTGGTGCTCGATGGCCGGGTGGGCCACGCGATGCTGCTCGAATTCTTCACCGCGCGCGGGGCGGGCACGCTGGTGCGGGCCTGA
- a CDS encoding sucrose-6-phosphate hydrolase, with protein MTAPRPLILADLDDSLFQTRPKCGDWPEGDLKLMSRLADGTPSGYATPPQQALLAWLGEGELVPVTARAREVLARVDIAQAPAICANGGCILTADGQPDRVWHDLLTAEARSGEAPAALYPALTDGLDAAAFRYWLVSEDGLDLYIVIKSNHGDVPALTALTDTLRVSLPQGWRIHANGNNLAFLPPWLSKRAAVRYFLQSVRRDTPERLVIGIGDSWSDVGFLDLADMAMIPTAAQLWQHHIAAGHDWVD; from the coding sequence ATGACCGCGCCGCGCCCCCTCATTCTCGCCGACCTCGACGACAGCCTGTTCCAGACCCGCCCCAAATGCGGGGACTGGCCCGAAGGCGACCTCAAGCTGATGAGCCGTCTCGCCGATGGCACCCCCAGCGGCTATGCCACTCCGCCGCAGCAGGCGCTGCTGGCATGGCTGGGCGAGGGCGAGCTGGTGCCCGTCACCGCCCGCGCCCGCGAGGTGCTGGCGCGGGTCGATATCGCGCAGGCTCCGGCGATCTGCGCCAATGGCGGCTGCATCCTCACCGCCGACGGGCAGCCTGACCGCGTGTGGCACGACCTTCTCACCGCCGAAGCCCGCAGCGGCGAAGCCCCTGCCGCGCTCTATCCGGCACTGACCGATGGACTGGACGCCGCCGCTTTCCGCTACTGGCTGGTGAGCGAGGACGGGCTCGATCTCTACATCGTCATCAAATCGAACCACGGCGATGTTCCCGCTCTGACCGCGCTGACCGACACCTTGCGCGTGAGCCTGCCCCAAGGCTGGCGCATCCATGCCAACGGCAACAACCTCGCCTTCCTGCCCCCCTGGCTGAGCAAGCGCGCGGCGGTGCGGTATTTCCTCCAAAGCGTCCGCCGCGACACGCCGGAGCGGCTGGTTATCGGGATCGGCGACAGCTGGTCGGATGTCGGCTTTCTCGACCTCGCCGACATGGCGATGATCCCCACCGCCGCGCAGCTGTGGCAGCACCACATCGCCGCCGGGCACGATTGGGTCGACTGA
- a CDS encoding phosphoribosyltransferase domain-containing protein, which translates to MREPRAAPAAPQHSMAVDLPTGRLTLSGVAPQQVGELCDFAARANPKRGFLIVSKVLGRHLPTAPHALRAAADGLAAQIPADLPAPVLFCGMAETATGLAQTVWAAWRSRVPAVASAYVQSSRQTVQGARVLCRFEEGHSHAASHMVQVAGAIEALLPAVRSLVIIDDECSTGSTFVEAADALVAALPGVETVAVASLTDWSGGAFLPRMPRPASAHSLIAGTLHWTPGAGQAAATLAATANRHGTAPASGMRSRTGLLEPEAATRAPVTAAPGERVLVLGDGEHAYEALRIAEEIAAQGGIAAVQSITRTPAMLGHAMQSVTTLADAYGSGAACHVYNLLAHRPDRIVIAAEVAGAQADELRRWLAEAGAAVMVETLLCRYGEGA; encoded by the coding sequence ATGCGTGAACCCCGAGCCGCTCCGGCGGCGCCGCAGCACAGCATGGCAGTCGATCTGCCGACCGGGCGGCTGACCCTCTCAGGAGTCGCACCGCAGCAGGTTGGTGAACTTTGCGATTTCGCCGCGCGGGCCAATCCCAAGCGCGGGTTCCTGATCGTCTCGAAGGTGCTCGGCCGCCATTTGCCGACCGCGCCGCACGCGTTGCGGGCCGCTGCCGATGGGCTCGCCGCCCAGATTCCCGCCGATCTTCCCGCCCCCGTCCTGTTCTGCGGGATGGCCGAAACCGCGACAGGTCTGGCGCAGACGGTGTGGGCGGCATGGCGGTCGCGGGTTCCAGCTGTCGCCAGCGCCTATGTCCAGTCGAGCCGCCAGACGGTGCAGGGCGCGCGGGTGTTGTGCCGCTTCGAGGAAGGCCACAGCCACGCCGCCAGCCACATGGTGCAGGTGGCGGGCGCAATCGAGGCACTGCTGCCCGCCGTGCGCAGCCTTGTCATCATCGACGACGAATGCAGCACCGGCAGCACCTTTGTCGAAGCCGCCGATGCGCTGGTCGCCGCGCTGCCGGGCGTTGAGACTGTCGCGGTTGCCAGCCTTACCGATTGGAGCGGCGGGGCGTTCCTGCCGCGGATGCCGCGCCCTGCCAGCGCCCATTCGCTGATCGCGGGCACACTCCACTGGACGCCCGGCGCAGGTCAGGCCGCCGCCACCCTCGCCGCCACCGCCAACCGTCACGGCACCGCGCCCGCATCGGGGATGCGCAGCCGCACCGGGCTGCTCGAACCCGAAGCCGCCACCCGCGCCCCCGTCACCGCCGCGCCGGGGGAGCGGGTGCTGGTGCTCGGCGATGGCGAGCACGCCTATGAAGCCTTGCGGATCGCCGAGGAGATCGCGGCGCAAGGGGGCATCGCGGCGGTGCAATCGATCACCCGCACCCCCGCCATGCTCGGCCACGCGATGCAAAGCGTCACCACGCTGGCGGACGCCTATGGATCGGGCGCGGCGTGCCATGTCTACAACCTCCTCGCCCACCGTCCGGATCGCATCGTGATCGCCGCCGAAGTCGCAGGCGCGCAGGCCGACGAACTGCGCCGCTGGCTCGCCGAAGCGGGCGCGGCTGTCATGGTCGAGACACTGCTGTGCCGCTATGGCGAGGGCGCATGA
- a CDS encoding TerD family protein yields MGISLQKSQSVSLAKEAKHGLERITLGVGWDVAKGGFFGGLFGGGGDIDLDASCITFDADKAVLEQVWFGKLTNAAGTIRHSGDNLTGEGDGDDESIAIQLDKLDPKVEYIVLTVNSFRGQTFDKVANAFARVVDNRSGQEMAKFVISDAGPHTGIILASLTRNGGQWDFKAIGERTGGRTVHDLTAPARAIL; encoded by the coding sequence GTGGGAATTTCGCTTCAGAAGAGCCAGTCGGTCAGCCTCGCGAAGGAGGCCAAGCACGGACTGGAAAGGATCACCCTCGGCGTGGGCTGGGATGTCGCCAAGGGCGGCTTTTTCGGCGGATTGTTCGGCGGGGGCGGGGATATTGATCTCGACGCCTCGTGCATCACCTTCGATGCCGACAAGGCGGTGCTCGAACAGGTGTGGTTCGGCAAGCTGACCAACGCCGCCGGCACGATCCGCCACAGCGGCGACAACCTGACCGGCGAAGGCGACGGCGATGACGAGAGCATCGCGATCCAGCTCGACAAGCTCGATCCCAAGGTCGAATATATCGTCCTTACCGTGAACAGCTTTCGCGGGCAGACCTTCGACAAGGTCGCCAATGCCTTTGCGCGGGTGGTCGACAATCGCAGCGGGCAGGAAATGGCCAAGTTCGTCATTTCCGACGCTGGCCCCCACACCGGGATCATCCTTGCCAGCCTCACCCGCAATGGCGGGCAGTGGGATTTCAAGGCGATTGGCGAGCGCACCGGCGGCCGCACCGTCCACGATCTGACCGCCCCGGCGCGCGCGATCCTGTAA
- a CDS encoding MarC family protein gives MTELFLSAFVTLFVVIDPPGCAPIYAGLTKGASAAQARSMALRATMIASIILLIFALFGQELLGALHIELNSFRIAGGLMLFFIAFDMVFEKRTERREQRAEKVAATPEIEDVSVFPMAMPMLAGPGAIAAVMLLMNEADDWAEKGQILAALGAVLAITAAALVAAGPLIRLLGDKVEAVITRLLGVLLAALAAQYVIDGLKGSFGL, from the coding sequence CTGACAGAACTCTTCCTTTCCGCCTTCGTCACCCTGTTCGTGGTGATCGACCCGCCGGGGTGCGCGCCGATCTATGCCGGGCTGACCAAGGGCGCGAGCGCGGCGCAGGCCCGCAGCATGGCTTTGCGCGCGACGATGATCGCGAGCATCATCCTGCTCATCTTCGCGCTGTTCGGGCAGGAACTGCTGGGCGCGCTGCATATCGAGCTCAATTCCTTCCGCATCGCGGGCGGGCTGATGCTGTTCTTCATTGCCTTCGACATGGTGTTCGAAAAGCGCACCGAGCGCCGCGAGCAGCGCGCCGAGAAGGTCGCCGCCACGCCCGAGATCGAGGATGTCTCGGTCTTCCCGATGGCAATGCCGATGCTGGCCGGGCCGGGCGCGATCGCGGCGGTGATGCTGCTGATGAACGAGGCGGATGATTGGGCCGAGAAGGGCCAGATCCTCGCCGCGCTGGGTGCGGTGCTGGCGATCACGGCGGCGGCGCTGGTGGCGGCAGGCCCGCTGATCCGGCTGCTGGGCGACAAGGTCGAGGCGGTGATCACGCGGCTGCTCGGCGTGCTGCTGGCGGCGCTGGCGGCGCAATATGTGATCGATGGGCTGAAGGGCAGCTTCGGGCTCTGA
- a CDS encoding TerD family protein, which produces MQLQRGEKRSLADLGVGPQCEVKVDFGMDGIDIAAFGLEPGQKIGDDRYVVLFSNPATPGGEVRMATSGNSASFTLDLDRLPASIDRIVFTATHDTRAVGESRPLTVTLDGGKASFDAAAALTNEKAVMLAEVYRHSSGWKIGTIAAGFAGGLAALIGHFGGEVDEPAPAPAPPPPPPAPPPPPPPPPPPPAAPVSLKKISLDKGNSSVSLKKQGNTFGEIVLNLNWTARTQKKGFFGGKQQLDLDLGVIFEMADGMGAGCIQALGRSFGSYHQPPFIELSGDDRTGAVAAGETIRVNGQYFDYIRRIGVFALIYEGAPNWAETDGVVRLNIPGQPEIEVRMDEVNSRERLCGIAVIDNVGGELKMSRLMRFYQSQKPFAEDIGVYLQWQRGSKD; this is translated from the coding sequence ATGCAGTTGCAACGCGGAGAAAAGCGCTCTCTCGCCGATCTGGGCGTTGGCCCGCAGTGCGAGGTCAAGGTCGATTTCGGGATGGACGGGATCGACATTGCCGCCTTCGGGCTCGAACCCGGGCAGAAGATCGGCGATGACCGCTATGTCGTGCTGTTCTCCAACCCTGCCACGCCGGGCGGCGAGGTGCGCATGGCGACGAGCGGCAATTCGGCGAGCTTCACCCTCGATCTCGACCGCCTGCCCGCGAGCATCGACCGCATCGTCTTCACCGCGACGCATGATACCCGCGCCGTGGGTGAAAGCCGCCCGCTGACGGTGACGCTCGATGGCGGCAAGGCGAGCTTCGATGCCGCCGCCGCGCTCACCAACGAAAAGGCGGTGATGCTGGCGGAAGTCTATCGCCATTCCTCGGGCTGGAAGATCGGGACGATTGCCGCAGGGTTCGCGGGCGGTCTGGCCGCGCTGATCGGGCATTTCGGCGGCGAGGTGGATGAACCTGCCCCGGCCCCCGCTCCGCCGCCGCCCCCTCCGGCACCTCCGCCGCCTCCTCCTCCACCCCCGCCGCCGCCCGCCGCGCCGGTGAGCCTCAAGAAGATCAGCCTCGACAAGGGCAATTCCTCGGTCAGCCTCAAGAAGCAGGGCAACACCTTCGGCGAGATCGTGCTCAACTTGAACTGGACGGCGCGCACTCAGAAGAAGGGCTTCTTCGGCGGCAAGCAGCAGCTTGATCTCGATCTTGGCGTGATCTTCGAGATGGCCGACGGCATGGGCGCAGGCTGCATCCAGGCGCTGGGCCGCAGCTTCGGCTCGTATCACCAGCCGCCCTTCATCGAACTGTCGGGCGATGACCGCACCGGCGCGGTCGCGGCGGGTGAGACGATCCGCGTCAACGGCCAGTATTTCGATTACATCCGCCGCATCGGCGTGTTCGCGCTGATCTATGAAGGTGCGCCCAACTGGGCCGAGACCGATGGCGTGGTGCGCCTCAACATTCCCGGCCAGCCCGAAATCGAAGTCCGCATGGACGAGGTGAACAGCCGCGAACGCCTGTGCGGGATCGCGGTGATCGACAATGTCGGCGGCGAATTGAAGATGAGCCGGTTGATGCGCTTCTACCAGAGCCAGAAACCGTTCGCCGAGGATATTGGCGTCTATCTGCAATGGCAGCGCGGCAGTAAGGACTAA
- a CDS encoding TerD family protein yields the protein MAISLSKGGNVSLSKEAPGLDRIMVGMGWDVRATDGQDFDLDASAFVCGAGGKVRSDMDFCFYNNMKVADGAVVHQGDNRTGEGDGDDEQIEITLSRLPADVDKVAVVVTIHNGDQNGQTFGQVSNAFIRLVDASNNNEVVRFDLSEDASVETAMILGEVYRHGAEWKFRAVGQGFKGGLGPLAGHFGVNVG from the coding sequence ATGGCTATCTCGCTGTCGAAGGGGGGCAATGTCAGCCTCTCGAAGGAAGCGCCCGGGCTTGACCGGATCATGGTCGGCATGGGCTGGGACGTGCGCGCCACCGATGGTCAGGATTTCGACCTCGACGCGTCGGCCTTCGTCTGCGGTGCGGGCGGCAAGGTCCGCTCCGACATGGACTTCTGCTTCTACAACAACATGAAGGTCGCCGACGGCGCGGTCGTCCACCAGGGCGACAACCGCACCGGCGAAGGCGACGGCGATGACGAGCAGATCGAGATCACCCTCTCGAGGCTGCCCGCCGATGTCGACAAGGTCGCGGTGGTGGTGACGATCCACAATGGCGACCAGAACGGCCAGACCTTCGGCCAGGTGTCGAACGCCTTCATCCGTCTCGTCGATGCCAGCAACAACAACGAAGTCGTGCGCTTCGACCTGTCGGAAGATGCCTCGGTCGAAACCGCGATGATCCTCGGCGAAGTCTATCGCCATGGTGCCGAGTGGAAGTTCCGCGCGGTCGGGCAAGGCTTCAAGGGCGGTCTCGGCCCGCTCGCCGGGCACTTCGGCGTCAACGTCGGCTAA
- a CDS encoding S1C family serine protease, with amino-acid sequence MQPAQPGQRVPISPKADCRITLRGSEGQRIAIAAISQAGGGRVLAFEQIDPQHWFMDGMAELEGDFEIVAYVMDDRHGGFTNHAYPIAVEVDGTTWQMPEPTEQLAAVILAEVYTRNGERRMKLSNEGFTFGIDAYVRARNLGPVEVPFRNTPGVPLPGNGPVPHPDGRGSGRPAPVPGQLLGSGSGVLIAPDIIVTNAHVIEDGQRFEIGRARDVAVPLAVDVQHDLALLRCTTHGSPLPLRIGSPLFLGEDVMAAGFPLIDVLGADLKVTTGNVSGLTGGGGDVSRFQFSAPIGSGSSGGAIIDECGNLVGITSASLAHQNMRERGSISENVNFGIRAALVFEMAAAAGADLPPLPIATDNLRRNVVARARNAVVSILVHA; translated from the coding sequence ATGCAGCCCGCCCAGCCCGGACAGCGTGTGCCAATCAGCCCCAAGGCCGATTGCCGCATCACCTTGCGCGGGAGCGAAGGGCAGCGCATCGCGATTGCCGCGATCAGTCAGGCTGGCGGCGGACGCGTGCTCGCCTTCGAACAGATCGACCCGCAGCACTGGTTCATGGATGGCATGGCCGAGCTGGAGGGCGATTTCGAGATCGTCGCCTATGTGATGGATGATCGCCACGGCGGATTTACCAATCACGCCTACCCGATCGCAGTCGAGGTCGACGGCACCACCTGGCAGATGCCCGAGCCGACCGAACAGCTTGCCGCGGTGATCCTCGCGGAAGTCTATACCCGCAATGGCGAGCGGCGGATGAAGCTGTCGAACGAGGGCTTCACCTTCGGGATCGATGCCTATGTCCGAGCGCGCAATCTTGGCCCGGTGGAGGTGCCGTTCCGCAACACGCCGGGGGTGCCCTTGCCCGGCAACGGCCCCGTTCCGCATCCTGACGGGCGCGGGTCGGGTCGTCCGGCGCCGGTGCCGGGGCAATTGCTGGGCAGCGGCAGCGGGGTGCTGATCGCGCCCGACATCATCGTCACCAATGCCCATGTGATCGAGGACGGCCAGCGCTTCGAAATCGGCCGCGCGCGCGATGTTGCCGTGCCGCTGGCGGTGGATGTTCAGCATGATCTGGCGCTGCTGCGCTGCACGACCCACGGCAGCCCGCTGCCGCTGCGGATCGGATCGCCGCTGTTCCTTGGCGAAGACGTGATGGCGGCAGGCTTCCCGCTGATCGACGTGCTGGGGGCCGATCTCAAGGTGACCACCGGCAATGTCTCGGGGCTGACGGGGGGTGGCGGCGATGTGTCGCGCTTCCAGTTCAGCGCGCCCATTGGTTCAGGATCGTCGGGCGGGGCGATCATCGACGAATGTGGCAATCTGGTCGGCATCACCTCGGCTAGCCTTGCGCACCAGAATATGCGCGAACGCGGGTCGATTTCGGAGAACGTCAATTTCGGCATCCGCGCCGCGCTGGTGTTCGAAATGGCCGCCGCTGCCGGGGCCGATCTGCCGCCCCTGCCGATTGCGACCGACAATCTGCGCCGCAATGTCGTCGCCCGGGCGCGCAATGCGGTGGTCAGCATCCTCGTCCATGCGTGA
- a CDS encoding TerD family protein: MAVSLSKGGNVSLSKEAPGLNAVTVGLGWDVRRTDGAAFDLDASAFVVGENDKVLSDAHFIFYNNKTSPDGAVVYSGDNRTGEGAGDDETILIDFGKLTPQAKKVVIAVTIHEGEINGQNFGSVQNAFARVVNQADGKELARYDLSEDASMNVAMIFVELYRGPQGDIKVKAIGEGWRSGLAGLAGAMGVNIG, from the coding sequence ATGGCAGTTTCGCTCAGCAAGGGCGGCAATGTCTCGCTCTCGAAGGAAGCACCGGGCCTCAACGCGGTCACGGTCGGCCTCGGCTGGGACGTGCGGCGCACCGATGGCGCGGCCTTCGATCTCGACGCCTCGGCGTTTGTGGTGGGGGAGAACGACAAGGTTCTCTCGGACGCGCATTTCATCTTCTACAACAACAAGACCTCGCCCGATGGCGCGGTGGTCTATAGCGGCGACAACCGCACCGGCGAAGGCGCGGGCGATGACGAGACGATCCTGATCGATTTCGGCAAGCTGACCCCGCAGGCCAAGAAGGTGGTGATCGCTGTCACCATCCATGAAGGCGAGATCAACGGCCAGAACTTCGGTTCGGTGCAGAACGCCTTTGCGCGCGTGGTCAATCAGGCCGACGGCAAGGAACTGGCGCGTTACGACCTGTCGGAAGACGCTTCGATGAATGTCGCGATGATCTTCGTCGAGCTCTATCGCGGCCCTCAGGGCGACATCAAGGTCAAGGCGATCGGTGAAGGCTGGCGCAGCGGGCTTGCGGGTCTGGCGGGCGCGATGGGCGTCAACATCGGCTAA